A DNA window from Desulfuromonas sp. contains the following coding sequences:
- a CDS encoding IclR family transcriptional regulator, with protein MPETACPPNEWILPSRNKGSYSIQSVENALDVLEALCEEDDEVRISRLSEKLKMNKTSVFRLLATFESRGYVERKKDSGKYRLGLSAYEIGQKLISRMGLIKHAHPVMERLARKFDEAVYIAVPRGDEILFLDMVDTSQQVKIVPLIGKRFPQPTTAPGQVIMANRPMAAPAEATPEMKSRLNRINQNGYACETGGLGDGICCLAVPLFATDGELSGCLCLVGPDFRITSEKIEAELLPNLRETGNIISSKLGFHSSYITRRIS; from the coding sequence ATGCCGGAAACGGCTTGCCCCCCAAATGAGTGGATTTTGCCATCTCGGAACAAGGGCTCCTATTCTATTCAATCTGTCGAGAACGCCCTGGATGTCCTCGAAGCCCTCTGTGAAGAGGATGACGAAGTACGCATTTCCCGCCTGAGCGAAAAGCTCAAGATGAACAAAACAAGTGTATTCAGACTCCTCGCCACGTTTGAAAGCAGAGGCTACGTCGAAAGAAAGAAGGATTCCGGTAAATACCGACTCGGACTTTCGGCTTATGAAATCGGCCAAAAGCTGATTTCAAGAATGGGCCTGATCAAACACGCTCATCCGGTTATGGAACGCCTAGCCCGCAAGTTTGATGAAGCTGTCTATATTGCCGTTCCGCGCGGCGATGAAATTCTTTTTCTCGACATGGTCGACACATCTCAACAGGTCAAGATTGTTCCCCTTATCGGCAAGCGATTCCCCCAGCCAACCACGGCACCGGGCCAGGTCATTATGGCTAACCGGCCGATGGCAGCACCGGCCGAGGCAACTCCCGAAATGAAATCCCGGCTCAACCGGATCAACCAGAATGGCTATGCCTGTGAAACCGGCGGCCTCGGTGACGGCATCTGCTGTCTTGCAGTCCCCCTTTTTGCAACTGACGGGGAATTAAGTGGCTGCCTCTGCCTGGTCGGTCCTGATTTCAGAATAACATCGGAAAAAATCGAAGCGGAACTTTTGCCAAATCTCAGAGAAACCGGAAACATTATTTCCTCAAAGCTCGGCTTTCATAGTTCCTACATAACCCGACGAATCAGCTGA
- a CDS encoding rhomboid family intramembrane serine protease, with the protein MTESEHNDPGWVPLTRLIPHPENPTPATLRTWSLVLAARGIPYRTIPERKPHEILIPEQYSAIAVHEISLYRRENPDNTPPVKPLPTTENRIASISILLLLGIFHNLTYFHISGFGYNPIDWLNLGSANSSLIFTGEWWRIITALTLHADGQHLMGNILIGGYFVVRLCEITGSGMGWFLILGSGALGNLLNAFFQSGTHNAVGASTAIFGAIGIAGAISSTLSPRHLIRQWLLPLAAAAVLLGLLGTGTDSRTDVGAHLFGFLAGALLGIGAGLYLRNKGKLTDGRNLALAIITPAIVAAAWMLALLN; encoded by the coding sequence ATGACAGAAAGCGAACATAACGATCCAGGCTGGGTGCCACTCACCAGACTTATTCCACACCCAGAGAACCCGACTCCGGCAACCCTGCGGACCTGGAGCCTTGTCCTTGCCGCCCGCGGCATCCCATACCGAACAATCCCGGAAAGAAAACCGCATGAAATCTTAATCCCTGAACAGTACAGCGCAATCGCTGTGCATGAAATCAGTCTTTACCGAAGAGAAAACCCCGATAACACACCCCCGGTCAAACCACTGCCGACAACAGAAAACAGGATCGCATCGATATCCATCCTGTTGCTGCTCGGCATTTTTCATAACCTGACCTATTTTCACATTTCAGGGTTTGGTTACAATCCGATCGACTGGCTCAATCTCGGCAGCGCCAACAGCAGCTTGATTTTTACCGGAGAGTGGTGGCGGATCATCACAGCGCTAACCCTGCATGCTGACGGTCAGCACCTGATGGGAAACATCCTGATAGGTGGATATTTCGTTGTACGGCTTTGTGAGATAACCGGTTCGGGCATGGGGTGGTTCCTGATCCTCGGCTCAGGGGCTCTCGGGAATCTGCTCAATGCTTTTTTCCAGTCGGGCACACACAATGCGGTCGGTGCGTCAACCGCCATCTTCGGGGCGATCGGAATTGCCGGCGCCATCAGCTCGACCCTTTCACCACGCCATTTGATACGTCAATGGCTGTTGCCCTTGGCCGCGGCCGCGGTGCTGCTTGGTCTCCTCGGCACCGGGACGGACAGTCGCACCGATGTTGGTGCGCACCTGTTCGGCTTTCTGGCCGGAGCGCTGCTCGGCATCGGTGCCGGGCTTTATCTGAGAAACAAGGGAAAGTTGACGGACGGGCGAAATCTGGCACTGGCCATTATCACTCCGGCAATTGTTGCAGCTGCCTGGATGCTGGCGCTACTGAATTGA
- a CDS encoding cyclic nucleotide-binding protein, translating to MGLIRHLRDTEPFSSLPEDILQEITDSVVEKTFPADSWVCREEQPPTGYLYIIKEGLVEISVLTPGGVDMVVDYRENGAFFGGTPVFTGQPYSASARTASDTICYLVPEDVLKKAEGNFPLFSSYFTRIVLSRVRKLYTDIVSEHTTASVTQMEAFPFKKRLSEIMSTPATSCRPDASAQKVAREMTESNETAVIVTDENGDALGIITENDIVRKVVAPGNIDCNSITAQQIMTAQPYSLPPGTYMYEAMAYMIGHNIKHLPVITDGKAVGMVSLHELMRYRSQKAMMLLGTIREQTTIDGLRSTRKEIIKVARSLLSETRSTPEAMEILSYIHHGIIRRAFEICLNLQTSESGPAPNIRYCFLIMGSGGRREMLLNPDQDNGFIFENFPDKQQPEVDRFFIPLAEKIVNALSAIGYDLCSGKVMANNPAWRGRVSDWEERIGQWAFDPEPVHIRNSSIFFDFAPLFGDVELVHDLRESLNQIIADNPQLLYQMMALDIRHKTPIGLLGRFVVEKSGPHKNMLSLKLGGTVFLTDCIRMFALEEGLQEISTLKRLEALVERNVFAADTAEHLRASYEALNYLRLRHEIALLETGEPSSHFINPNDLSKTEQDLLKESFHAVSKLQDATKRHFSHSPF from the coding sequence ATGGGCCTGATCAGACATCTTAGAGACACCGAGCCTTTCTCAAGCCTGCCCGAAGATATTCTTCAGGAAATCACCGATTCAGTCGTTGAAAAGACCTTCCCGGCCGACTCATGGGTTTGTCGTGAAGAACAGCCGCCGACCGGCTACCTCTACATTATCAAAGAAGGTCTGGTCGAAATTTCCGTCCTGACCCCGGGTGGGGTCGATATGGTTGTCGACTATCGGGAAAATGGCGCTTTTTTCGGAGGCACTCCGGTTTTCACCGGCCAGCCTTACTCGGCCAGTGCCCGAACGGCGAGTGACACCATCTGTTATCTCGTCCCGGAAGACGTTCTGAAAAAAGCCGAAGGCAACTTTCCTCTCTTCAGTAGTTATTTCACCCGTATCGTCCTGTCACGGGTTCGCAAACTTTACACAGATATCGTCTCCGAACATACGACCGCTTCCGTCACCCAGATGGAGGCTTTCCCTTTCAAGAAGAGACTCTCCGAAATCATGTCAACTCCGGCAACCTCATGCCGGCCCGATGCCAGCGCCCAAAAGGTTGCCCGAGAGATGACCGAGAGCAATGAAACAGCAGTCATCGTGACCGATGAAAATGGCGATGCGCTCGGAATCATCACAGAAAATGACATTGTCCGCAAAGTTGTCGCCCCCGGCAACATCGACTGTAATTCGATTACCGCGCAACAAATAATGACCGCACAGCCATACAGCCTGCCGCCCGGCACCTACATGTATGAGGCAATGGCCTACATGATTGGTCATAACATAAAACATCTTCCGGTCATCACCGACGGCAAGGCCGTCGGCATGGTTTCATTGCATGAGCTGATGCGCTACCGTAGCCAGAAGGCGATGATGCTGCTTGGGACAATTCGTGAGCAGACGACAATTGACGGTCTGCGATCGACCAGGAAAGAGATCATCAAGGTTGCGCGGTCACTCTTATCGGAAACCCGCAGCACCCCGGAAGCGATGGAGATTCTTTCGTACATTCATCACGGTATCATCCGACGCGCTTTTGAAATCTGCCTCAACCTGCAAACCAGTGAATCGGGACCAGCACCGAATATACGATACTGCTTTCTGATTATGGGCAGCGGCGGTCGACGCGAAATGCTTTTAAACCCCGACCAGGACAACGGTTTCATCTTCGAAAACTTCCCGGACAAACAACAACCCGAGGTTGATCGGTTTTTCATCCCACTGGCTGAAAAAATTGTTAATGCCCTGAGCGCTATCGGCTATGACCTCTGTAGCGGAAAAGTCATGGCCAACAATCCTGCCTGGCGCGGTCGGGTCAGTGACTGGGAGGAGAGAATCGGACAGTGGGCATTCGATCCGGAGCCGGTCCATATCCGCAACTCCTCGATCTTTTTCGATTTTGCGCCGCTGTTCGGCGACGTTGAACTTGTTCATGACCTGCGTGAAAGCTTGAATCAGATCATTGCCGATAATCCGCAGTTGCTGTATCAGATGATGGCGCTCGACATCCGGCACAAAACTCCGATCGGATTACTCGGTCGCTTTGTCGTCGAAAAGAGTGGCCCGCACAAAAACATGCTCTCCCTCAAACTCGGCGGGACAGTCTTCCTGACCGATTGCATCAGAATGTTCGCCCTCGAGGAAGGTCTCCAGGAAATTTCGACCCTCAAGCGACTGGAGGCACTCGTCGAAAGAAACGTTTTCGCGGCTGACACGGCAGAACATCTCCGGGCGTCTTACGAAGCCCTTAACTATCTGCGTCTCAGGCACGAAATCGCCTTGCTCGAAACCGGAGAACCATCATCACACTTCATCAACCCGAACGATCTGAGCAAAACCGAACAGGATCTGCTCAAGGAATCCTTTCATGCGGTCAGTAAATTACAGGATGCAACCAAACGCCATTTCAGCCATAGTCCATTCTGA
- a CDS encoding (deoxy)nucleoside triphosphate pyrophosphohydrolase yields MSHENSFPLVGMSIMWIHQKGEYMAHPLIVTAAVIRKEGQILLTRRPAGKRDAGKWEFPGGKLGPNESPEDGLQRELLEELNLPARIGKIYQVVHHIYDWGAVLLLFYDCHPLSDKIENRDVAEHRFVLLDKLAEYDILEADWPVINQLIADKHS; encoded by the coding sequence ATGAGTCACGAAAACTCTTTCCCTCTGGTTGGTATGTCTATAATGTGGATCCATCAGAAAGGAGAATATATGGCGCATCCACTGATTGTCACTGCCGCGGTCATCCGCAAAGAGGGCCAAATCCTACTGACGCGGCGGCCGGCTGGCAAGCGCGATGCCGGCAAATGGGAGTTTCCGGGCGGTAAACTGGGCCCGAATGAATCCCCCGAGGACGGGTTGCAGCGGGAGTTGCTGGAGGAGCTGAATCTGCCGGCAAGGATCGGCAAAATCTACCAGGTTGTTCACCACATTTATGACTGGGGCGCGGTCCTGCTTCTGTTCTATGATTGCCACCCTCTTTCCGACAAAATTGAAAACCGGGACGTCGCAGAACATCGCTTCGTATTGCTGGACAAACTTGCCGAATACGACATCCTTGAAGCAGACTGGCCTGTTATCAACCAACTCATCGCCGATAAACATTCCTGA